A single genomic interval of Alligator mississippiensis isolate rAllMis1 chromosome 15, rAllMis1, whole genome shotgun sequence harbors:
- the RUSC1 gene encoding AP-4 complex accessory subunit RUSC1 isoform X3: MLSPKKGLLCNLNHIHLQHVSLGLHLSRHPELREGSVTMAPREQTGCSDCQENHGALEQVEQVDANSNNPSLQCRCCESHVPQPLKSGLRNQPALGDFLSLPMEENLASPSDAASSSSVSSCSDFSLDDTPVSVYCKEFPSDETQSPDLQPNIIPIEDARDAAPPTEQGTIMPEGRDSRLSPPEWEHLEALAQGSPDSLCSSSSLNSLSDTTSASVDMPETPGERPLPAVGGELDSNCNALPAMGSSPPGTCALAPGQLDLNLNGAPQPTPGPASGPPPVPPRPKRGLQILLSKMAMEKPAPAEAPAEPMGSLGEPPRDPARKNITSFHELAQKRKRNMAGPPLAQAKKDRSDWLIVFSPDTELPPPSELIACSAQGQELPRPQPQPGKQANPPSSSQREVTTFKELRYRNAINKQRGQLAWGEGAALQELPEPQQAAVGRALPSGEGLQGPSWAPALPLGSHSVAPAESYPPQRKKSRPGLQPIAEGLPGDAEDRGLPSGGCAPRRKQFWSDCEEEASGWRPRGPDGNPQELGRAERGDRTCKEALLVAVSASVDKIIAHFSAARNLVQKAQLGDSQLSPDVGYLLLRTLCPALYALVGDGLKPFQKDIITGQRRSSPWSVVEASVKPGPGTRSLQALYWHISRLAPLSSSRQRFHAFVLGLLNLKQLELWISWLQKSPGVISVLYLPSAFLALSQGPLPHLADELLLLIQPLSVLTFHLDLLFEHHHLSVDIRPLPDPAPGPTLVPASAAGPAETRGPLTQAQEAQAEGQGSTDRASPEHGAAPDGLGRAGLLGTEDSTRPQLTAAATSLFPSPRVGVSLQQTFQHVLQWGGRLSHVLTGADGPSRSPEHDQGPRVTRAGLGGWWGQLSQASAVYTASGKEDFPFTRWTALRTAPGDPSLTNTSCGAPAKGPSSTELQPLEARTATNATSPDSTSGARGLGLPVQATARESTGPGDPTLPEPAAGDRSQPVLEEPGWGKGAWLGRLFGATCPSARGLPMEPDTSSARPRRPSSWLRPRVSVLSLVRKGTAPEQPWPPEQQKEGPDSPQPHRAVRALCDHAGAGHGYLSFRKGDVLQLMATVDEDWIRCCHKNDTGLVPVSYTSLIV, encoded by the exons ATGCTGTCCCCAAAGAAAGGCCTGCTGTGCAACCTCAACCACATCCACCTGCAGCATGTTTCCCTGGGGCTGCACCTCTCCCGGCACCCAGAGCTCCGGGAAGGCTCTGTCACCATGGCACCACGCGAGCAGACAGGCTGCAGCGACTGCCAGGAGAACCATGGTGCCCTGGAGCAAGTTGAGCAAGTTGATGCCAACTCTAACAACCCCTCGCTGCAGTGCCGGTGCTGTGAGTCGCACGTGCCACAGCCGCTGAAGTCAGGTCTCCGGAACCAGCCTGCCCTGGGGGatttcctctccctgcccatGGAGGAGAACTTGGCTTCCCCCTCTgatgctgcctcctcctcctctgtcagCAGCTGCTCAGATTTCAGCTTGGATGACACCCCCGTCTCTGTTTACTGCAAGGAGTTCCCCAGTGATGAGACCCAGTCCCCAGACCTGCAGCCAAACATCATCCCCATTGAAGATGCCCGTGACGCCGCACCACCAACCGAGCAGGGCACCATCATGCCGGAAGGAAGAGATTCACGCCTCAGCCCACCGGAGTGGGAGCACCTGGAGGCTCTGGCCCAGGGTAGCCCGGacagcctctgcagcagcagctccctcaaCTCCCTGTCAGACACGACCTCCGCCAGCGTGGACATGCCAGAGACCCCGGGGGAGCGCCCCCTCCCAGCCGTCGGCGGTGAGCTGGATTCCAACTGCAATGCCCTTCCTGCCATGGGCAGCTCCCCTCCGGGCACCTGTGCACTAGCACCTGGACAGCTGGACCTCAACCTGAACGGAGCCCCGCAGCCTACACCTGGGCCAGCTAGCGGCCCACCCCCCGTGCCCCCGCGGCCTAAGAGAGGGCTGCAGATACTGCTGAGCAAGATGGCCATGGAGAAGCCTGCCCCAGCAGAGGCACCTGCTGAGCCCATGGGCAGCCTGGGAGAGCCACCCCGAGACCCCGCCAGAAAGAACATCACCTCCTTCCACGAGCTGGCTCAGAAACGGAAGAGAAACATGGCTGGACCCCCCCTCGCACAGGCCAAGAAGGACCGGAGCGACTGGCTGATTGTTTTCTCTCCTGAcacagagctgccaccacccagcgaGCTAATTGCCTgtagtgcccagggccaggagctgcccaggccccagccccagcctggcaaaCAGGCAAACCCCCCCAGTTCCAGCCAGAGGGAGGTGACCACGTTCAAGGAGCTCCGCTATCGCAATGCCATCAACAAGCAGAGAGGCCAGCTGGcgtggggggaaggagcagcgctgcaggagctccccgagccccagcaggcagccgtgggcagagcccttcccagcggcgaggggctgcagggccccagctgggcaccagctctgccactgggcaGCCACTCCGTGGCACCTGCGGAAAGCTACCCGCCGCAGAGGAAGAAGTCGcggcctgggctgcagcccatcGCAGAGGGACTGCCCGGCGATGCTGAGGACAGGGGGCTGCCCTCAGGAGGCTGTGCCCCCAGGAGGAAGCAGTTTTGGTCTGACTGTGAGGAGGAGGCTTCGGGGTGGAGGCCCCGAGGGCCTGATGGAAacccccaggagctgggaagagctgagaGAGGAGACAGGACCTGCAAAGAGG ccctgctggtcgcTGTCAGCGCCTCCGTGGACAAGATCATCGCCCACTTCAGCGCCGCCAGGAACCTGGTGCAGAAG gcccagctgggggaCAGCCAGCTCAGCCCGGACGTGGGCTACCTGCTGCTGCGCACCTTGTGCCCGGCGCTGTACGCACTGGTGGGGGACGGGCTGAAGCCCTTCCAGAAGGACATCATCACAGGCCAGAGGAGGAGTTCCCCTTGGAGCGTGGTAGAGGCCTCGGTGAAGCCAG GCCCCGGCACCCGGTCGCTGCAGGCCCTGTACTGGCACATCTCGCGGCTGGCtcctctcagcagcagcaggcagcggtTCCACGCCTTTGTCCTTGGCCTCCTGAA CCTGAAGCAGTTGGAGCTGTGGATCTCCTGGTTGCAGAAGAGCCCAG GTGTCATCTCCGTCCTCTACTTGCCCTCGGCCTTCCTCGCCCTGAGCCAGGGGCCCCTCCCACACTTGGCCGATGAGCTGCTGCTCCTCATCCAGCCCCTCTCCGTGCTCACCTTCCACCTCGACTTGCTGTTTGAGCACCACCATCTCTCTGTGGACATAAGGCCCctgccagaccctgcccctggcCCGACCCTGGTCCCTGCTTCAGCTGCCGGTCCTGCTGAAACCCGGGGCCCCCTCACCCAGGCTCAGGAGGCCCAAGCCGAGGGCCAAGGCAGCACCGACAGGGCCAGCCCGGAGCATGGCGCTGCCCCTGATGGCCTGGGCCGGGCAGGCCTCCTGGGCACAGAGGACAGCACAAGGCCCCAGctaacagcagctgccaccagcctgTTCCCCAGCCCACGGGTGGGGGTCTCGCTGCAGCAGACCTTCCAGCACGTGCTGCAGTGGGGTGGCCGGCTCAGCCATGTGCTCACAGGAGCCGACGGCCCTTCCCGAAGCCCTGAGCATGACCAGGGCCCTCGGGtcaccagggcagggctgggtggctgGTGGGGGCAGCTGAGCCAGGCCTCAGCGGTCTACACAGCTTCTGGCAAGGAGGACTTCCCCTTCACCCGCTGGACAGCGCTGCGAACAGCCCCAGGGGATCCCAGCCTGACTAACACATCCTGCGGGGCACCAGCCAAGGGGCCCAGCAGCACGGAGCTGCAGCCTCTTGAGGCCAGGACTGCCACCAACGCTACGAGCCCAGACTCTACCAGTGGTGCAAGGGGCTTGGGGCTGCCCGTGCAGGCCACAGCCAGGGAGTCCACGGGCCCCGGGGACCCCACActgccagagcctgctgctgGAGACAGAAGCCAGCCTGTGttggaggagcctggctgggggaAGGGTGCCTGGCTGGGCCGCCTCTTTGGAGCCACCTGTCCATCTGCCCGAGGCCTTCCCATGGAGCCCGACACCAGTTCAGCCAGACCCAG GAGACCCTCCAGCTGGCTGCGCCCCCGCGTGAGCGTGCTCTCCCTGGTGAGGAAGGGGACGGCccctgagcagccctggcctcCAGAGCAGCAGAAGGAAGGGCCTGACTCACCTCAGCCCCACAG GGCAGTGCGGGCGCTGTGCGACCACGCAGGCGCCGGGCACGGCTACCTCAGCTTCCGCAAGGGCGACGTCCTGCAGCTCATGGCCACCGTGGACGAGGACTGGATCCGCTGCTGCCACAAAAATGACACAGGCCTCGTTCCTGTCAGCTACACCTCCCTGATCGTGTGA
- the RUSC1 gene encoding AP-4 complex accessory subunit RUSC1 isoform X2, producing MLSPKKGLLCNLNHIHLQHVSLGLHLSRHPELREGSVTMAPREQTGCSDCQENHGALEQVEQVDANSNNPSLQCRCCESHVPQPLKSGLRNQPALGDFLSLPMEENLASPSDAASSSSVSSCSDFSLDDTPVSVYCKEFPSDETQSPDLQPNIIPIEDARDAAPPTEQGTIMPEGRDSRLSPPEWEHLEALAQGSPDSLCSSSSLNSLSDTTSASVDMPETPGERPLPAVGGELDSNCNALPAMGSSPPGTCALAPGQLDLNLNGAPQPTPGPASGPPPVPPRPKRGLQILLSKMAMEKPAPAEAPAEPMGSLGEPPRDPARKNITSFHELAQKRKRNMAGPPLAQAKKDRSDWLIVFSPDTELPPPSELIACSAQGQELPRPQPQPGKQANPPSSSQREVTTFKELRYRNAINKQRGQLAWGEGAALQELPEPQQAAVGRALPSGEGLQGPSWAPALPLGSHSVAPAESYPPQRKKSRPGLQPIAEGLPGDAEDRGLPSGGCAPRRKQFWSDCEEEASGWRPRGPDGNPQELGRAERGDRTCKEVRRCRSLAGAPGAARPRMAPAPAPAPACLQLREQKKALLVAVSASVDKIIAHFSAARNLVQKAQLGDSQLSPDVGYLLLRTLCPALYALVGDGLKPFQKDIITGQRRSSPWSVVEASVKPGPGTRSLQALYWHISRLAPLSSSRQRFHAFVLGLLNLKQLELWISWLQKSPGVISVLYLPSAFLALSQGPLPHLADELLLLIQPLSVLTFHLDLLFEHHHLSVDIRPLPDPAPGPTLVPASAAGPAETRGPLTQAQEAQAEGQGSTDRASPEHGAAPDGLGRAGLLGTEDSTRPQLTAAATSLFPSPRVGVSLQQTFQHVLQWGGRLSHVLTGADGPSRSPEHDQGPRVTRAGLGGWWGQLSQASAVYTASGKEDFPFTRWTALRTAPGDPSLTNTSCGAPAKGPSSTELQPLEARTATNATSPDSTSGARGLGLPVQATARESTGPGDPTLPEPAAGDRSQPVLEEPGWGKGAWLGRLFGATCPSARGLPMEPDTSSARPRRPSSWLRPRVSVLSLVRKGTAPEQPWPPEQQKEGPDSPQPHRAVRALCDHAGAGHGYLSFRKGDVLQLMATVDEDWIRCCHKNDTGLVPVSYTSLIV from the exons ATGCTGTCCCCAAAGAAAGGCCTGCTGTGCAACCTCAACCACATCCACCTGCAGCATGTTTCCCTGGGGCTGCACCTCTCCCGGCACCCAGAGCTCCGGGAAGGCTCTGTCACCATGGCACCACGCGAGCAGACAGGCTGCAGCGACTGCCAGGAGAACCATGGTGCCCTGGAGCAAGTTGAGCAAGTTGATGCCAACTCTAACAACCCCTCGCTGCAGTGCCGGTGCTGTGAGTCGCACGTGCCACAGCCGCTGAAGTCAGGTCTCCGGAACCAGCCTGCCCTGGGGGatttcctctccctgcccatGGAGGAGAACTTGGCTTCCCCCTCTgatgctgcctcctcctcctctgtcagCAGCTGCTCAGATTTCAGCTTGGATGACACCCCCGTCTCTGTTTACTGCAAGGAGTTCCCCAGTGATGAGACCCAGTCCCCAGACCTGCAGCCAAACATCATCCCCATTGAAGATGCCCGTGACGCCGCACCACCAACCGAGCAGGGCACCATCATGCCGGAAGGAAGAGATTCACGCCTCAGCCCACCGGAGTGGGAGCACCTGGAGGCTCTGGCCCAGGGTAGCCCGGacagcctctgcagcagcagctccctcaaCTCCCTGTCAGACACGACCTCCGCCAGCGTGGACATGCCAGAGACCCCGGGGGAGCGCCCCCTCCCAGCCGTCGGCGGTGAGCTGGATTCCAACTGCAATGCCCTTCCTGCCATGGGCAGCTCCCCTCCGGGCACCTGTGCACTAGCACCTGGACAGCTGGACCTCAACCTGAACGGAGCCCCGCAGCCTACACCTGGGCCAGCTAGCGGCCCACCCCCCGTGCCCCCGCGGCCTAAGAGAGGGCTGCAGATACTGCTGAGCAAGATGGCCATGGAGAAGCCTGCCCCAGCAGAGGCACCTGCTGAGCCCATGGGCAGCCTGGGAGAGCCACCCCGAGACCCCGCCAGAAAGAACATCACCTCCTTCCACGAGCTGGCTCAGAAACGGAAGAGAAACATGGCTGGACCCCCCCTCGCACAGGCCAAGAAGGACCGGAGCGACTGGCTGATTGTTTTCTCTCCTGAcacagagctgccaccacccagcgaGCTAATTGCCTgtagtgcccagggccaggagctgcccaggccccagccccagcctggcaaaCAGGCAAACCCCCCCAGTTCCAGCCAGAGGGAGGTGACCACGTTCAAGGAGCTCCGCTATCGCAATGCCATCAACAAGCAGAGAGGCCAGCTGGcgtggggggaaggagcagcgctgcaggagctccccgagccccagcaggcagccgtgggcagagcccttcccagcggcgaggggctgcagggccccagctgggcaccagctctgccactgggcaGCCACTCCGTGGCACCTGCGGAAAGCTACCCGCCGCAGAGGAAGAAGTCGcggcctgggctgcagcccatcGCAGAGGGACTGCCCGGCGATGCTGAGGACAGGGGGCTGCCCTCAGGAGGCTGTGCCCCCAGGAGGAAGCAGTTTTGGTCTGACTGTGAGGAGGAGGCTTCGGGGTGGAGGCCCCGAGGGCCTGATGGAAacccccaggagctgggaagagctgagaGAGGAGACAGGACCTGCAAAGAGG TCCGACGCTGCCGGTCCTTGGCGGGCGCCCCGGGGGCGGCCCGGCCCCgcatggccccggccccggccccggccccggcctgcctgcagctgcgggAGCAGAAGAAAG ccctgctggtcgcTGTCAGCGCCTCCGTGGACAAGATCATCGCCCACTTCAGCGCCGCCAGGAACCTGGTGCAGAAG gcccagctgggggaCAGCCAGCTCAGCCCGGACGTGGGCTACCTGCTGCTGCGCACCTTGTGCCCGGCGCTGTACGCACTGGTGGGGGACGGGCTGAAGCCCTTCCAGAAGGACATCATCACAGGCCAGAGGAGGAGTTCCCCTTGGAGCGTGGTAGAGGCCTCGGTGAAGCCAG GCCCCGGCACCCGGTCGCTGCAGGCCCTGTACTGGCACATCTCGCGGCTGGCtcctctcagcagcagcaggcagcggtTCCACGCCTTTGTCCTTGGCCTCCTGAA CCTGAAGCAGTTGGAGCTGTGGATCTCCTGGTTGCAGAAGAGCCCAG GTGTCATCTCCGTCCTCTACTTGCCCTCGGCCTTCCTCGCCCTGAGCCAGGGGCCCCTCCCACACTTGGCCGATGAGCTGCTGCTCCTCATCCAGCCCCTCTCCGTGCTCACCTTCCACCTCGACTTGCTGTTTGAGCACCACCATCTCTCTGTGGACATAAGGCCCctgccagaccctgcccctggcCCGACCCTGGTCCCTGCTTCAGCTGCCGGTCCTGCTGAAACCCGGGGCCCCCTCACCCAGGCTCAGGAGGCCCAAGCCGAGGGCCAAGGCAGCACCGACAGGGCCAGCCCGGAGCATGGCGCTGCCCCTGATGGCCTGGGCCGGGCAGGCCTCCTGGGCACAGAGGACAGCACAAGGCCCCAGctaacagcagctgccaccagcctgTTCCCCAGCCCACGGGTGGGGGTCTCGCTGCAGCAGACCTTCCAGCACGTGCTGCAGTGGGGTGGCCGGCTCAGCCATGTGCTCACAGGAGCCGACGGCCCTTCCCGAAGCCCTGAGCATGACCAGGGCCCTCGGGtcaccagggcagggctgggtggctgGTGGGGGCAGCTGAGCCAGGCCTCAGCGGTCTACACAGCTTCTGGCAAGGAGGACTTCCCCTTCACCCGCTGGACAGCGCTGCGAACAGCCCCAGGGGATCCCAGCCTGACTAACACATCCTGCGGGGCACCAGCCAAGGGGCCCAGCAGCACGGAGCTGCAGCCTCTTGAGGCCAGGACTGCCACCAACGCTACGAGCCCAGACTCTACCAGTGGTGCAAGGGGCTTGGGGCTGCCCGTGCAGGCCACAGCCAGGGAGTCCACGGGCCCCGGGGACCCCACActgccagagcctgctgctgGAGACAGAAGCCAGCCTGTGttggaggagcctggctgggggaAGGGTGCCTGGCTGGGCCGCCTCTTTGGAGCCACCTGTCCATCTGCCCGAGGCCTTCCCATGGAGCCCGACACCAGTTCAGCCAGACCCAG GAGACCCTCCAGCTGGCTGCGCCCCCGCGTGAGCGTGCTCTCCCTGGTGAGGAAGGGGACGGCccctgagcagccctggcctcCAGAGCAGCAGAAGGAAGGGCCTGACTCACCTCAGCCCCACAG GGCAGTGCGGGCGCTGTGCGACCACGCAGGCGCCGGGCACGGCTACCTCAGCTTCCGCAAGGGCGACGTCCTGCAGCTCATGGCCACCGTGGACGAGGACTGGATCCGCTGCTGCCACAAAAATGACACAGGCCTCGTTCCTGTCAGCTACACCTCCCTGATCGTGTGA
- the RUSC1 gene encoding AP-4 complex accessory subunit RUSC1 isoform X1, whose amino-acid sequence MLSPKKGLLCNLNHIHLQHVSLGLHLSRHPELREGSVTMAPREQTGCSDCQENHGALEQVEQVDANSNNPSLQCRCCESHVPQPLKSGLRNQPALGDFLSLPMEENLASPSDAASSSSVSSCSDFSLDDTPVSVYCKEFPSDETQSPDLQPNIIPIEDARDAAPPTEQGTIMPEGRDSRLSPPEWEHLEALAQGSPDSLCSSSSLNSLSDTTSASVDMPETPGERPLPAVGGELDSNCNALPAMGSSPPGTCALAPGQLDLNLNGAPQPTPGPASGPPPVPPRPKRGLQILLSKMAMEKPAPAEAPAEPMGSLGEPPRDPARKNITSFHELAQKRKRNMAGPPLAQAKKDRSDWLIVFSPDTELPPPSELIACSAQGQELPRPQPQPGKQANPPSSSQREVTTFKELRYRNAINKQRGQLAWGEGAALQELPEPQQAAVGRALPSGEGLQGPSWAPALPLGSHSVAPAESYPPQRKKSRPGLQPIAEGLPGDAEDRGLPSGGCAPRRKQFWSDCEEEASGWRPRGPDGNPQELGRAERGDRTCKEVGSFLSRYPRPQTLPFQPLLFHFSADGKSLYCSSDPAVPPLPFLPSLNSSLESVELKSPVLFAAPFRPPLKTLSCDEACLLASRKGGALGALSPEELLPIRLSPVGAYSPPHRGGLPFLGSPDLSVLLSPFFPRSRTLPTMALPPHEASAPRFGAEGPPGHCAPGAARGRRQPGARPRPAAPERRRSCCGLWESGGAATPRPPKPLRRCRSLAGAPGAARPRMAPAPAPAPACLQLREQKKALLVAVSASVDKIIAHFSAARNLVQKAQLGDSQLSPDVGYLLLRTLCPALYALVGDGLKPFQKDIITGQRRSSPWSVVEASVKPGPGTRSLQALYWHISRLAPLSSSRQRFHAFVLGLLNLKQLELWISWLQKSPGVISVLYLPSAFLALSQGPLPHLADELLLLIQPLSVLTFHLDLLFEHHHLSVDIRPLPDPAPGPTLVPASAAGPAETRGPLTQAQEAQAEGQGSTDRASPEHGAAPDGLGRAGLLGTEDSTRPQLTAAATSLFPSPRVGVSLQQTFQHVLQWGGRLSHVLTGADGPSRSPEHDQGPRVTRAGLGGWWGQLSQASAVYTASGKEDFPFTRWTALRTAPGDPSLTNTSCGAPAKGPSSTELQPLEARTATNATSPDSTSGARGLGLPVQATARESTGPGDPTLPEPAAGDRSQPVLEEPGWGKGAWLGRLFGATCPSARGLPMEPDTSSARPRRPSSWLRPRVSVLSLVRKGTAPEQPWPPEQQKEGPDSPQPHRAVRALCDHAGAGHGYLSFRKGDVLQLMATVDEDWIRCCHKNDTGLVPVSYTSLIV is encoded by the exons ATGCTGTCCCCAAAGAAAGGCCTGCTGTGCAACCTCAACCACATCCACCTGCAGCATGTTTCCCTGGGGCTGCACCTCTCCCGGCACCCAGAGCTCCGGGAAGGCTCTGTCACCATGGCACCACGCGAGCAGACAGGCTGCAGCGACTGCCAGGAGAACCATGGTGCCCTGGAGCAAGTTGAGCAAGTTGATGCCAACTCTAACAACCCCTCGCTGCAGTGCCGGTGCTGTGAGTCGCACGTGCCACAGCCGCTGAAGTCAGGTCTCCGGAACCAGCCTGCCCTGGGGGatttcctctccctgcccatGGAGGAGAACTTGGCTTCCCCCTCTgatgctgcctcctcctcctctgtcagCAGCTGCTCAGATTTCAGCTTGGATGACACCCCCGTCTCTGTTTACTGCAAGGAGTTCCCCAGTGATGAGACCCAGTCCCCAGACCTGCAGCCAAACATCATCCCCATTGAAGATGCCCGTGACGCCGCACCACCAACCGAGCAGGGCACCATCATGCCGGAAGGAAGAGATTCACGCCTCAGCCCACCGGAGTGGGAGCACCTGGAGGCTCTGGCCCAGGGTAGCCCGGacagcctctgcagcagcagctccctcaaCTCCCTGTCAGACACGACCTCCGCCAGCGTGGACATGCCAGAGACCCCGGGGGAGCGCCCCCTCCCAGCCGTCGGCGGTGAGCTGGATTCCAACTGCAATGCCCTTCCTGCCATGGGCAGCTCCCCTCCGGGCACCTGTGCACTAGCACCTGGACAGCTGGACCTCAACCTGAACGGAGCCCCGCAGCCTACACCTGGGCCAGCTAGCGGCCCACCCCCCGTGCCCCCGCGGCCTAAGAGAGGGCTGCAGATACTGCTGAGCAAGATGGCCATGGAGAAGCCTGCCCCAGCAGAGGCACCTGCTGAGCCCATGGGCAGCCTGGGAGAGCCACCCCGAGACCCCGCCAGAAAGAACATCACCTCCTTCCACGAGCTGGCTCAGAAACGGAAGAGAAACATGGCTGGACCCCCCCTCGCACAGGCCAAGAAGGACCGGAGCGACTGGCTGATTGTTTTCTCTCCTGAcacagagctgccaccacccagcgaGCTAATTGCCTgtagtgcccagggccaggagctgcccaggccccagccccagcctggcaaaCAGGCAAACCCCCCCAGTTCCAGCCAGAGGGAGGTGACCACGTTCAAGGAGCTCCGCTATCGCAATGCCATCAACAAGCAGAGAGGCCAGCTGGcgtggggggaaggagcagcgctgcaggagctccccgagccccagcaggcagccgtgggcagagcccttcccagcggcgaggggctgcagggccccagctgggcaccagctctgccactgggcaGCCACTCCGTGGCACCTGCGGAAAGCTACCCGCCGCAGAGGAAGAAGTCGcggcctgggctgcagcccatcGCAGAGGGACTGCCCGGCGATGCTGAGGACAGGGGGCTGCCCTCAGGAGGCTGTGCCCCCAGGAGGAAGCAGTTTTGGTCTGACTGTGAGGAGGAGGCTTCGGGGTGGAGGCCCCGAGGGCCTGATGGAAacccccaggagctgggaagagctgagaGAGGAGACAGGACCTGCAAAGAGG TCGGCTCTTTCCTCTCTCGCTACCCCAGGCCTCAGACGCTGCCGTTCCAGCCTCTGCTCTTCCATTTCTCAGCCGACGGGAAGTCTCTCTACTGCAGCTCGGACCCggcggtgcctcccctgcccttcctcccctcccttaaCTCCAGCTTGGAGAGTGTTGAGCTGAAGTCTCCCGTCCTCTTCGCGGCCCCCTTCCGCCCCCCGCTGAAGACCCTGTCCTGCGATGAAGCCTGTCTCCTGGCCAGCAGGAAGGGGGGTGCCCTGGGCGCCCTCTCCCCCGAGGAGCTGCTCCCCATCCGCCTCTCCCCTGTTGGGGCCTACTCCCCGCCCCACCGGGGAGGCCTGCCTTTCCTGGGCAGCCCGGACCTGTCCGTGCTCCTCTCCCCGTTCTTCCCGAGGAGCAGGACCCTCCCCACCATGGCCCTCCCGCCCCACGAGGCCTCCGCGCCGCGGTTCGGTGCCGAGGGGCCCCCAGGCCACTGCGCCCCGGGAGCGGCACGCGGGCGCAGGCAGCCTGGCGCGCGCCCCAGGCCGGCAGCTCCTGAGAGGAGGCGCAGCTGCTGTGGCCTGTGGGAGAGCGGAGGGGCCGCGACTCCACGACCGCCCAAGCCAC TCCGACGCTGCCGGTCCTTGGCGGGCGCCCCGGGGGCGGCCCGGCCCCgcatggccccggccccggccccggccccggcctgcctgcagctgcgggAGCAGAAGAAAG ccctgctggtcgcTGTCAGCGCCTCCGTGGACAAGATCATCGCCCACTTCAGCGCCGCCAGGAACCTGGTGCAGAAG gcccagctgggggaCAGCCAGCTCAGCCCGGACGTGGGCTACCTGCTGCTGCGCACCTTGTGCCCGGCGCTGTACGCACTGGTGGGGGACGGGCTGAAGCCCTTCCAGAAGGACATCATCACAGGCCAGAGGAGGAGTTCCCCTTGGAGCGTGGTAGAGGCCTCGGTGAAGCCAG GCCCCGGCACCCGGTCGCTGCAGGCCCTGTACTGGCACATCTCGCGGCTGGCtcctctcagcagcagcaggcagcggtTCCACGCCTTTGTCCTTGGCCTCCTGAA CCTGAAGCAGTTGGAGCTGTGGATCTCCTGGTTGCAGAAGAGCCCAG GTGTCATCTCCGTCCTCTACTTGCCCTCGGCCTTCCTCGCCCTGAGCCAGGGGCCCCTCCCACACTTGGCCGATGAGCTGCTGCTCCTCATCCAGCCCCTCTCCGTGCTCACCTTCCACCTCGACTTGCTGTTTGAGCACCACCATCTCTCTGTGGACATAAGGCCCctgccagaccctgcccctggcCCGACCCTGGTCCCTGCTTCAGCTGCCGGTCCTGCTGAAACCCGGGGCCCCCTCACCCAGGCTCAGGAGGCCCAAGCCGAGGGCCAAGGCAGCACCGACAGGGCCAGCCCGGAGCATGGCGCTGCCCCTGATGGCCTGGGCCGGGCAGGCCTCCTGGGCACAGAGGACAGCACAAGGCCCCAGctaacagcagctgccaccagcctgTTCCCCAGCCCACGGGTGGGGGTCTCGCTGCAGCAGACCTTCCAGCACGTGCTGCAGTGGGGTGGCCGGCTCAGCCATGTGCTCACAGGAGCCGACGGCCCTTCCCGAAGCCCTGAGCATGACCAGGGCCCTCGGGtcaccagggcagggctgggtggctgGTGGGGGCAGCTGAGCCAGGCCTCAGCGGTCTACACAGCTTCTGGCAAGGAGGACTTCCCCTTCACCCGCTGGACAGCGCTGCGAACAGCCCCAGGGGATCCCAGCCTGACTAACACATCCTGCGGGGCACCAGCCAAGGGGCCCAGCAGCACGGAGCTGCAGCCTCTTGAGGCCAGGACTGCCACCAACGCTACGAGCCCAGACTCTACCAGTGGTGCAAGGGGCTTGGGGCTGCCCGTGCAGGCCACAGCCAGGGAGTCCACGGGCCCCGGGGACCCCACActgccagagcctgctgctgGAGACAGAAGCCAGCCTGTGttggaggagcctggctgggggaAGGGTGCCTGGCTGGGCCGCCTCTTTGGAGCCACCTGTCCATCTGCCCGAGGCCTTCCCATGGAGCCCGACACCAGTTCAGCCAGACCCAG GAGACCCTCCAGCTGGCTGCGCCCCCGCGTGAGCGTGCTCTCCCTGGTGAGGAAGGGGACGGCccctgagcagccctggcctcCAGAGCAGCAGAAGGAAGGGCCTGACTCACCTCAGCCCCACAG GGCAGTGCGGGCGCTGTGCGACCACGCAGGCGCCGGGCACGGCTACCTCAGCTTCCGCAAGGGCGACGTCCTGCAGCTCATGGCCACCGTGGACGAGGACTGGATCCGCTGCTGCCACAAAAATGACACAGGCCTCGTTCCTGTCAGCTACACCTCCCTGATCGTGTGA